One window from the genome of Natranaerovirga hydrolytica encodes:
- a CDS encoding TRAP transporter substrate-binding protein gives MIRKFLSILMVLSLLLSFTACSSSDEPSDSAQSDGVESTTPDSQDNDTEIDTVYTMRIAHAQPVDNPRHISLEAFKEMVEEKTNGGITVELYPAGQLGNEREMLEQSASGVIEGFRGGQFDFLPKLLIFSLPFLFETPEEVTRLLNSDFARELTEESKEDGVMILGLGDAGGFRQYSNNRRPITKPEDLEGLRMRSNGMDTIDRTFEALGASVISVPYNDLYMGLRTGLADGQENPWVNISTMKFYEVQNYFTEINYQIHPDPFYVNLDWFNALPEEYQEILQDCTDEMMIINNQAILENEAAALAEIEANAEVYTLTEDERQAFVDAVQVVYDDYLAEGLITQEELDTMRAIIAGN, from the coding sequence ATGATAAGAAAATTTTTAAGTATTTTAATGGTTTTATCTTTGTTACTTAGTTTTACCGCTTGTTCATCTAGCGATGAACCAAGTGATTCTGCACAAAGTGATGGTGTAGAATCCACTACACCTGATTCACAAGATAATGATACTGAGATTGATACGGTTTATACGATGCGTATTGCCCATGCTCAACCCGTTGACAATCCACGCCATATTTCTTTAGAAGCCTTTAAAGAAATGGTTGAAGAAAAAACCAATGGTGGCATAACCGTTGAATTATATCCTGCAGGTCAGTTAGGCAACGAAAGAGAAATGCTAGAACAATCTGCTTCTGGAGTTATTGAAGGCTTCCGTGGTGGTCAGTTTGACTTTTTACCAAAATTATTAATCTTTTCATTACCGTTTTTATTTGAAACACCTGAAGAAGTAACCAGACTTCTTAATTCTGATTTTGCTAGAGAGTTAACAGAAGAATCTAAGGAAGATGGTGTTATGATTCTTGGTTTAGGTGATGCAGGTGGTTTTCGTCAATATTCTAATAACAGAAGACCGATTACGAAACCTGAAGATTTAGAAGGATTAAGAATGCGCTCTAATGGTATGGATACCATTGACCGTACTTTTGAAGCATTAGGTGCAAGTGTAATTTCTGTTCCATATAACGACTTGTATATGGGTCTAAGAACGGGTCTTGCTGATGGTCAAGAAAATCCTTGGGTTAATATTTCTACGATGAAATTTTATGAAGTTCAAAATTATTTCACAGAAATCAATTACCAAATACACCCAGATCCATTTTATGTTAACTTAGATTGGTTTAATGCTTTACCAGAAGAATACCAAGAAATTTTACAAGACTGCACAGATGAAATGATGATTATTAATAATCAAGCCATTCTTGAAAATGAAGCGGCTGCATTAGCTGAAATAGAAGCAAACGCTGAAGTTTATACTTTAACAGAAGATGAACGACAAGCATTTGTTGACGCCGTTCAAGTTGTTTATGACGATTACTTAGCTGAAGGCTTAATTACACAAGAAGAATTAGATACAATGAGAGCTATTATTGCTGGTAACTAA
- a CDS encoding response regulator transcription factor: MYKLLIADDEKLEREALRLFIDQSSLEIDHIIECINGTETVKKTMLEKPDIILLDINMPGLNGLDALEKINMTQNNTKVIISSAFNYFEYALKAMQLGAIDFIVKPVKKEQLIGVLNKAIDQLDLEQAQKNEITKKEDMLAYAGKKIVEDLILGHINEEVLFYLDTMNIHSYSSGNCFFIRFKEDIKDIHKQKKMSAFLKKELELIGFSILANWKNSTLTLLVFNNNPTDPHIFKTMKDLIQAVLNQSNYDYTLGSGLPFDEISHIEESYNYARGTVGDIDLPKEKAITQQDVPLVIQNICDYIDKNYYKKINLDDIAGSVGFSKYYISRLFKQHMNITIIDFLTNKRIDMAKEFLKDGNYSIKQISSMVGYSDPNYLTWTFKKIVGVSPLNYRYNK, from the coding sequence ATGTATAAGTTATTGATCGCTGATGATGAAAAATTAGAAAGAGAAGCCTTAAGATTATTTATTGATCAGTCAAGCTTAGAAATCGATCATATTATAGAATGCATTAATGGCACAGAAACCGTAAAGAAAACGATGTTAGAAAAGCCTGATATTATCTTACTGGATATTAATATGCCTGGATTAAATGGTTTAGATGCTTTAGAAAAAATCAATATGACTCAAAATAATACAAAAGTTATTATCTCTTCTGCTTTTAATTATTTTGAATACGCACTTAAGGCAATGCAGCTTGGTGCTATTGACTTTATTGTTAAACCTGTAAAAAAAGAACAATTAATTGGTGTTTTAAATAAGGCCATTGATCAACTGGATTTGGAACAAGCTCAAAAAAATGAAATTACTAAAAAAGAGGATATGTTAGCCTATGCTGGCAAAAAAATTGTTGAAGACTTAATATTAGGTCATATTAATGAAGAAGTATTATTCTATTTAGATACGATGAATATACATTCATACAGCTCAGGGAATTGCTTTTTCATTCGTTTTAAAGAAGATATTAAAGACATTCATAAACAAAAAAAGATGTCTGCTTTCTTAAAAAAAGAACTTGAACTAATTGGCTTCTCCATCCTTGCTAACTGGAAAAATTCAACTTTAACTTTGCTTGTTTTTAATAACAATCCCACAGATCCTCATATTTTTAAAACCATGAAAGACTTAATACAAGCTGTCCTTAACCAATCAAACTATGACTATACTTTAGGCTCTGGTTTGCCTTTTGACGAAATCAGTCATATAGAAGAAAGTTATAACTATGCTCGTGGAACTGTTGGAGATATTGATCTTCCTAAAGAGAAAGCCATTACTCAACAAGATGTTCCTCTGGTTATACAAAATATTTGTGACTATATTGACAAAAATTATTATAAGAAAATTAATTTAGATGATATTGCTGGGTCTGTTGGATTTAGTAAATATTATATTAGTCGGTTATTTAAGCAACATATGAATATTACCATTATAGACTTTCTAACCAATAAACGCATTGATATGGCTAAAGAATTCTTAAAAGATGGGAATTATAGTATCAAACAGATCAGTTCAATGGTTGGGTATTCAGATCCAAACTACCTTACTTGGACTTTTAAAAAAATCGTTGGTGTCTCTCCTCTTAATTATCGTTATAATAAATAA
- a CDS encoding sensor histidine kinase, which yields MIVKKWLTLLKNSFGAKLNLIFSIVICLFIFFSLYNQSLLNKFSTEHSRNIYLYDNILELKENLIQGDIALSEYFRSGNRTSLASFNHYSDQTRKILSDLSDHVETDEQIYLLRSIDNSFATYYNECSNASFLYNTREGYDYIDKMYYAQSINAYLLRYGDDLLHLVLEESIDSNNKLVQQQSLLTFWNYIIIISLILFFFSCITYINVNITKPLNILKTKATEISNGNLNVAVPVNTPETTIGVLSETFNKMIKNIREMMESIQENVKTEKKLLEEQRKNIEFQSLLNQATFLALQTQTNPHFLFNTLNSISRTITLEKYEQALLMIDSLAALLRYSLTDAEVAVTLEEELTITQEYLNIQNHRFSDRIHSKIVCDDDLAKRIVLPRFTLQPLVENAIIHGLEPKEEGGKVKIVVRKKGNFAVIDIIDSGLGIPKKLLKELQNKTFELTSKNIGIKNTQQRIILFTKNEHAFIIKSKEKMGTLVRITLPLKEATNV from the coding sequence ATGATTGTTAAAAAATGGCTAACTCTTTTGAAGAATTCTTTTGGTGCCAAGCTCAATTTAATTTTTAGCATTGTAATCTGTCTATTTATATTCTTTTCTCTTTACAATCAATCTTTGCTTAATAAGTTTAGTACAGAACATTCCAGAAACATATATCTGTATGATAATATATTAGAACTAAAAGAGAATCTTATTCAAGGAGATATTGCTTTAAGTGAGTATTTTAGAAGCGGTAATCGGACCAGCTTAGCAAGTTTTAATCATTATTCTGATCAAACACGAAAAATATTAAGTGATTTGTCAGACCATGTTGAAACAGACGAACAAATTTATCTTTTGAGAAGTATTGATAATTCTTTTGCAACGTATTATAACGAATGTTCTAATGCTTCATTTTTGTACAATACAAGAGAAGGTTATGATTATATCGATAAGATGTATTATGCTCAATCCATTAATGCTTATTTACTTAGATACGGTGATGATTTATTGCATTTGGTATTAGAAGAAAGTATTGATTCTAACAATAAATTGGTTCAGCAACAGAGCCTATTAACTTTTTGGAATTATATTATTATTATTAGTCTTATATTATTCTTTTTTAGCTGCATAACCTATATCAATGTTAATATTACCAAACCTCTTAACATTCTTAAAACTAAAGCCACAGAAATCTCTAATGGGAATCTAAATGTTGCCGTTCCTGTTAACACACCTGAAACAACAATAGGTGTATTATCTGAAACCTTCAATAAAATGATTAAGAACATACGGGAAATGATGGAGAGTATACAAGAAAATGTAAAGACGGAAAAAAAACTGTTAGAAGAACAACGTAAGAATATTGAATTCCAAAGCCTTTTAAACCAAGCAACCTTTTTGGCATTACAAACACAAACCAACCCCCATTTTTTATTTAACACATTAAACAGTATTAGCCGAACCATTACTTTAGAAAAATACGAACAAGCTTTATTAATGATTGATTCTTTGGCAGCTTTACTCAGATACAGTTTGACAGATGCTGAGGTTGCTGTGACTCTTGAAGAAGAATTGACTATTACACAAGAATATCTAAACATACAAAATCATCGATTTTCTGACAGAATTCACTCTAAAATTGTTTGTGATGATGATTTGGCTAAACGAATTGTTTTACCTCGCTTCACTTTACAACCTTTAGTTGAAAATGCCATTATCCATGGCCTAGAACCTAAAGAAGAAGGTGGCAAAGTAAAAATTGTTGTTCGAAAGAAGGGTAATTTCGCTGTCATTGACATTATAGACAGTGGATTAGGTATTCCAAAAAAATTATTAAAAGAACTTCAAAATAAAACTTTTGAGCTTACTTCTAAGAACATTGGCATTAAAAATACACAGCAACGTATTATTTTGTTTACTAAAAACGAACACGCTTTTATTATTAAAAGCAAAGAAAAAATGGGGACTTTAGTAAGAATTACTCTTCCCTTAAAGGAGGCTACAAATGTATAA
- the dctP gene encoding TRAP transporter substrate-binding protein DctP, producing MNKNIKIFVVIAIFVIGSIFFLSNNEEVSSPSTDSIIFRLAETMPKEHPSAKATEHFANLVYERSDGAINIKIYYDEELGNAEEILDQIQFGGIAMARVNALDLTERVHTIGQYFDPHLYSDADTLMNWIEMNHNRISEFTQIERIHPLVWYYPDTRCFYSDKIHITNILDFQNKNINTVSSGIMRETMGALGAQSVEIQTADTYQSLNTGYMDLGETTLSQFVLSDYYNFIRYVTLSEYIANPDVLIISTISYASLNNQQRELIESCAQETYAYQRQEQAKFAAYWIDVLEEEKELFIEDDVFKNAIRELINTN from the coding sequence ATGAATAAAAATATTAAAATTTTTGTCGTAATTGCTATTTTTGTTATTGGATCTATTTTTTTCTTATCTAACAATGAAGAGGTTTCTTCTCCTTCCACAGATTCTATTATATTTCGTTTAGCCGAGACAATGCCTAAAGAACACCCTTCTGCTAAGGCTACGGAACATTTTGCTAACTTGGTTTATGAAAGAAGCGATGGCGCCATTAATATAAAAATATATTATGATGAAGAACTGGGGAATGCAGAAGAAATTTTAGACCAAATTCAATTTGGTGGCATTGCAATGGCTCGGGTTAATGCTTTAGATTTAACTGAGAGAGTCCATACAATTGGGCAATACTTTGACCCCCACTTATACTCTGATGCAGATACATTAATGAATTGGATTGAAATGAATCATAATAGAATTTCTGAATTCACACAAATAGAGCGAATACACCCTTTGGTTTGGTATTATCCAGATACCCGATGTTTTTACAGTGATAAAATTCATATTACAAATATACTTGATTTTCAAAATAAAAATATTAATACCGTTTCTAGTGGTATTATGCGGGAAACCATGGGAGCCTTAGGGGCTCAAAGTGTAGAGATTCAAACTGCTGATACCTATCAGTCCTTAAATACTGGCTATATGGATTTAGGAGAAACCACTTTATCACAGTTTGTATTAAGCGATTATTATAATTTTATTAGGTATGTTACCCTTAGCGAATATATTGCCAACCCTGATGTTTTGATTATTAGTACGATTTCCTATGCATCTCTTAATAACCAACAACGAGAATTAATTGAAAGCTGTGCACAAGAAACCTATGCGTACCAGCGTCAGGAACAAGCCAAGTTTGCTGCTTATTGGATTGATGTACTAGAAGAAGAAAAAGAACTTTTTATTGAAGATGATGTTTTTAAGAATGCAATACGTGAATTGATTAACACAAATTAG
- a CDS encoding helix-turn-helix domain-containing protein: MTKLDNYLKKARENIMTQRELAKRIGVGYPYISKLENNKEHNPSDNVLYKISKALNLDIDELFIQANKITPDLYEFLLNEPDLIQILRVLMDNKSLLKELKKHIQEREDYLSCVFNHTNKIILITNKSTGKIVQANEVAQKFYGYSNNEWSTLSVKNIDCLTDSIVKENIKRPNSKTRNGYITKHKLKKGDIVKVRIYSKTIVCNNKTYIMNTIYPFNCHKINEKEDIKENKT, from the coding sequence ATGACAAAATTAGATAATTACTTAAAGAAAGCAAGGGAAAATATTATGACTCAAAGAGAACTTGCTAAGAGAATTGGTGTGGGCTATCCATACATCAGTAAATTAGAGAATAATAAAGAGCACAACCCAAGTGATAATGTTTTATATAAGATATCAAAAGCATTAAATTTAGACATTGATGAGTTGTTTATTCAAGCAAATAAAATTACACCAGATTTATATGAATTTTTATTAAATGAACCAGATTTAATCCAAATCCTAAGGGTTTTAATGGATAATAAATCTTTATTAAAAGAACTAAAAAAACATATACAAGAAAGAGAAGATTATTTGTCTTGTGTGTTTAATCATACAAACAAAATTATATTAATAACCAATAAAAGTACTGGAAAAATTGTTCAAGCAAATGAAGTAGCTCAAAAATTTTATGGTTATTCTAATAATGAGTGGTCCACATTATCCGTTAAAAATATAGATTGTTTAACGGATTCTATAGTAAAAGAAAACATAAAAAGACCTAACAGCAAAACAAGAAACGGTTATATAACAAAACACAAATTAAAAAAAGGTGACATTGTAAAGGTAAGAATTTATTCTAAAACCATTGTTTGTAACAATAAAACATATATTATGAACACAATATATCCATTTAATTGTCATAAAATTAACGAAAAGGAGGATATAAAGGAAAATAAAACTTAA